Proteins from a single region of Carassius carassius chromosome 25, fCarCar2.1, whole genome shotgun sequence:
- the dennd3a gene encoding DENN domain-containing protein 3, with the protein MAGNIPPGLLEACVVLGVSNERLKDIHLTQLQGKGKESLVEAEVLQVHAPPFVTKESSSNGTQQDLDAAFCRGQRRRSFKKKRDRLLSTISDSGQTNEPVVAGSDDLSVPQNIDLIALLQLCFPDGLRITNESREDSYHFLVFTDVFGNQTHGVVAQYCKPVHYQQDNGIHQNSQQLKKLQRLYTTYSICVISKYPYYNALRDCLSSFLLQLKTSRMCDFEEQVKEFSAKLALVPIPPPGPLNVVFNLRPFQIELPSRLDVDRPVMDLDLHLPFLCFKPEQILQIISSILMEQRVVFLSTNWAKLTLVSECFMVFIHPLRWQHPFVPVLSHQMLDFIMAPTAFVMGCHTSHFEEVAEELDDLVLIDIDQRTVLSSTSNRFDLPDVPLTARECFIFRAKGLQLHYDLDVCHAASHTDINGLRAHRRQWQCKVNSVILNVCMELIVNIFSEVCDFLNYGHRVFNSEEFLRSREMTDHTFYKKVLDTHIFHSFLRDRLNQKNDAFTRMQLNIRSESRRMKTLTVSPRRPTMEAINRKYVQPENGLNRRLGMSMPNLADHRLLTVPIRQTSMGTMTFQSGSWSPSRPIKTFKLPEFPPPLFYQYVQNYYNDLIRDLSKAISGASPDDSALLARYYYLRGLVNSVAGKRLDALTDFQSLYKTDMDIFPAEMLNALVESLPAEERRTAERRPDLKRLISRVKRESDRERARPVDGGSVKRFKLPKKHLHMEDFVRRVQESGIVRDQGTIQRLFEALTVGKQKQVDPETFCFFYNFWKESEVAAQDVDLPVVVLEHLETDECVYKLSSSVKTSHGVGKIAMTQRRLFLLTEGRPGYVEITKFRDIEDVKISSAPFLLLRIPTLKIKTSHRKETFEANLKSECDVWHLMIREMWAGRKMADNHKDPQFMEQALTNVLLMDAVVGSLQSQKAIFAATKLAYFDKKKHEVPTTVPETTSETLKHKINPSLDQTAPQAVDILLYTPGQLGVSELDGGGNPKLWCALSDGKVLVFDAASWTMQHNSVQVGKSGLNCMLAVNQQQLWIGSKDSFIYIINSWSVSCNKQLMEHRGEVTGLALEERTDKFSQTMAYSCSKDSSVVVWDVSTLQVKRQFKVSCDRLQSIQIHNGMLWCCGGDCLLEVRRNGTVHRKVSLPNHLLSSPRGFSSFLLFNESQQLWAGFADAGELCVWHCRDLNKPFIRIQLKDCTAVVCMIRVKNQIWVGCHGRSPEGKTRGKIYVLNKDRYTVEKELMAHEDSVQTLCSAEDRYVLSGAARADGKIGIWKVE; encoded by the exons ATGGCGGGAAACATCCCACCGGGTCTGTTGGAGGCCTGTGTGGTGCTCGGAGTATCTAATGAGCGTCTGAAAGACATACATCTG ACGCAGCTGCAGGGTAAAGGTAAAGAGTCTCTGGTGGAGGCGGAGGTGCTGCAGGTTCACGCGCCTCCGTTTGTGACGAAGGAGAGCTCCAGTAACGGCACTCAACAGGATCTCGATGCAGCCTTCTGCAGAGGCCAGCGGAGACGCTCCTTTAAGAAGAAGAGAGACCGACTGCTTTCCACCATCAGCGACTCCGGCCAAACCAACGAACCAGTGGTGGCCGGCTCGGACGACCTCAGCGTACCTCAAAACATTGACCTGATAGCCCTGCTGCAGCTCTGCTTCCCAG ATGGGTTGAGAATAACCAATGAGAGCAGAGAAGACAGCTATCATTTCCTGGTGTTCACCGATGTGTTTGGGAACCAGACTCATGGTGTGGTGGCTCAGTACTGCAAACCGGTTCAT TACCAACAAGATAACGGGATTCATCAAAATAGTCAGCAGTTGAAAAAACTGCAGCGTCTCTACACCACGTACAGCATATGTGTCATCTCCAAATATCCTTATTATAACGCCCTCAGAGACTGTCTGTCCAG TTTCTTGCTCCAGCTGAAGACGTCCCGCATGTGTGACTTTGAAGAGCAGGTAAAGGAGTTTTCTGCCAAACTGGCTCTGGTCCCCATCCCACCCCCCGGGCCGCTGAATGTG GTGTTCAATCTCAGGCCCTTTCAGATTGAACTTCCCTCCCGACTGGATGTGGATCGGCCCGTCATGGACCTCGATCTTCACCTGCCCTTTCTGTGTTTCAAACCCGAACAGATCCTGCAG ATCATCAGCAGTATCCTGATGGAGCAGAGGGTGGTGTTTCTGTCCACCAACTGGGCCAAACTCACGCTAGTCTCCGAATGCTTCATGGTCTTCATTCACCCGCTGCGCTGGCAGCATCCGTTCGTACCCGTCCTGTCTCACCAAATGCTGGACTTCATCATGGCGCCCACCGCCTTCGTGATGGGCTGCCACACGTCCCACTTCGAGGAGGTCGCAGAG GAGTTGGATGATCTGGTGCTTATAGACATTGACCAACGAACAGTGCTGTCTTCAACTTCAAACAGATTTGATCTTCCAGATGTGCCACTGACAGCCAGAGAATGTTTTATATTCCG agctAAAGGACTGCAGCTTCACTATGATCTGGATGTGTGTCATGCCGCCAGCCACACTGACATCAACGGTCTGCGCGCTCACAGGAGACAGTGGCAGTGCAAAGTCAACTCCGTCATCCTGAACGTCTGCATGGAGCTCATCGTCAACATCTTCAG TGAGGTTTGTGATTTCCTGAACTATGGGCATCGTGTTTTCAACAGCGAGGAGTTCCTCAGGTCCAGAGAGATGACCGATCACACGTTCTACAAGAAG gTTTTAGACACTCATATATTCCACTCATTTCTACGGGACCGTTTGAACCAAAAGAATGACGCTTTCACTCGCATGCAGCTGAACATCCGCTCAGAGTCTCGCAG GATGAAGACCTTGACAGTGTCTCCACGCAGACCCACGATGGAGGCGATCAACCGCAAGTACGTCCAACCAGAGAACGGCCTGAACAGAAGGCTGGGGATGAGTATGCCAAACCTGGCAGATCACCGGCTGCTCACTGTCCCGATACGACAGACGTCCATGGGGACCATGACGTTCCAGAGCG GTTCCTGGAGTCCCTCAAGGCCAATCAAAACCTTTAAACTCCCAGAATTCCCTCCACCGCTCTTCTACCAGTACGTTCAGAATTACTACAATGATCTCATCAGAGACTTGAGCAAAGCCATCTCCGGAGCATCCCCAGATGACTCCGCCCTCCTGGCACGTTACTATTACCTGCGGGGACTGGTGAACTCTGTTGCTGGGAAGCGTCTGGATGCCCTCACAGACTTCCAGAGCTTGTATAAGACAGACATGGACATCTTTCCTGCCGAGATGCTGAACGCACTGGTTGAGTCTCTACCGGCGGAAGAGAGGAGGACGGCCGAGCGACGCCCTGATTTGAAGCGTCTGATCAGCCGGGTGAAAAGAGAGAGTGATCGAGAGAGGGCTCGACCAGTGGATGGCGGGTCGGTGAAGAGATTCAAACTGCCCAAGAAACACTTGCACATGGAAGACTTTGTTCGGCGTGTTCAGGAGTCGGGCATCGTGAGAGATCAGGGCACCATCCAGCGGCTGTTTGAGGCGCTGACTGTGG GTAAGCAGAAGCAGGTGGATCCAGAGACCTTCTGTTTCTTCTACAACTTCTGGAAGGAGTCCGAAGTGGCGGCTCAGGACGTGGATCTGCCAGTCGTCGTGCTGGAGCACCTGGAGACTGACGAATGTGTCTACAAGCTCTCGTCCTCGGTGAAGACCAGCCACGGCGTGGGGAAGATCGCCATGACCCAGCGCAGGCTCTTCCTGCTGACGGAGGGCCGGCCGGGATACGTCGAGATCACCAAGTTCAGAGATATTGAG GACGTGAAGATTTCTTCTGCACCTTTCCTTCTGCTGAGGATCCCGACGCTGAAGATCAAAACGTCCCACAGGAAGGAGACTTTCGAGGCCAATCTGAAGTCGGAGTGTGACGTTTGGCACCTGATGATCAGAGAGATGTGGGCCGGGAGGAAGATGGCGGACAATCATAAG GACCCTCAGTTCATGGAGCAGGCCTTGACTAACGTTCTGCTGATGGACGCTGTGGTCGGCAGCCTGCAGTCGCAGAAAGCCATCTTCGCTGCTACCAAACTGGCCTACTTTGATAAGAAGAAGCATGAGG TGCCCACGACGGTCCCTGAAACTACATCTGAGACCCTGAAACACAAGATCAACCCGTCTCTGGACCAGACGGCTCCTCAGGCGGTGGATATCCTGCTCTACACACCTG GGCAGCTGGGCGTTTCAGAGCTGGACGGCGGTGGAAACCCAAAGCTGTGGTGCGCTTTGAGCGATGGGAAGGTGCTGGTGTTTGACGCGGCCAGCTGGACGATGCAGCACAACTCAGTTCAAGTGGGAAAGTCCGGTCTG AATTGCATGCTGGCAGTGAACCAGCAGCAGCTGTGGATCGGCTCAAAGGATTCATTCATTTACATCATAAATTCATGGAGTGTTTCCTGCAATAAACAACTGATGGAGCATCGTGGTGAGGTCACAGGACTCGCCCTGGAGGAGAGAACAGACAAATTCAG TCAAACGATGGCGTACTCGTGCAGTAAGGATAGCAGTGTGGTCGTGTGGGACGTGTCCACGCTGCAGGTCAAACGACAGTTCAAAGTCTCCTGTGACAGACTGCAGTCCATCCAGATCCATAACGGCATGCTGTGGTGCT GTGGAGGTGATTGTTTGCTGGAAGTGCGCAGGAACGGCACGGTTCATCGTAAGGTGTCTCTTCCAAATCACCTGCTGAGCTCACCGAGGGGCTTCAGCAGTTTCCTGCTCTTTAACGAG TCTCAGCAGCTGTGGGCAGGTTTCGCAGACGCAGGGGAGCTGTGTGTGTGGCACTGCAGAGACCTGAACAAACCCTTCATCAGGATCCAGCTCAAAGACTGCACCGCCGTCGTCTGCATGATCAGAGTCAAGAACCAG ATCTGGGTGGGCTGCCACGGACGCAGCCCCGAGGGGAAAACCCGCGGGAAGATCTACGTGTTGAACAAGGATCGATACACGGTGGAGAAGGAGCTGATGGCACATGAAGACAGCGTCCAGACTCTGTGCTCGGCTGAAGATCGCTACGTGCTCAGTGGAGCCGCGCGGGCCGACGGAAAAATCGGCATCTGGAAAGTTGAGTAG